The Henckelia pumila isolate YLH828 unplaced genomic scaffold, ASM3356847v2 CTG_461:::fragment_3, whole genome shotgun sequence genome window below encodes:
- the LOC140871315 gene encoding F-box protein At5g07670-like, translating into MAFSPEKENQNSLWFKHKKALNHVLFTMRRHSLTPKQTQPQNQRQRPPLTEFPQPTSRIHDFPLTNLVSDITSLLSDEILLKILARVPRSQRNSIFLVSKRWLSLQGRLVRSIKILDWDFLVSGRLFSRFPNLIRVHLVNGCLISSRNFGVICTHKTASFHVGHDVEMKDRFFNENSVLEADEVDRGLKILASGCPNLRKLTVMNSSEMGILSVAEECPALQELELHMCNDQVLRGIAAYQNLQVLRLSGAVDCSYNSLVSDLGLTILAQGCKKLVKVELSRCKGSYEGIKAIGQCCQTLEELIICDHRMEDGWIFALPYCEKLKTLRFLLCKQIDRVSGADEHLGPCSALEHLHIEKCQLRDKKVLGALFVACQNVKDVVLKNCWGIDDDMFSTASAFRRVRSLSLEGCSLITTDGLESVIISWNELKSLKVKSCNNIKDCTPSSAFSSLKDLKWKPDSKSILSANLAGTGMGKKNGLQNFQEI; encoded by the exons ATGGCATTTTCACCTGAGAAAGAAAACCAAAATTCTCTGTGGTTTAAGCACAAGAAAGCTTTGAACCATGTACTCTTCACAATGCGCCGCCATTCTCTGACCCCAAAACAAACCCAACCCCAGAATCAAAGGCAACGGCCACCTCTAACTGAATTTCCACAGCCCACCAGCAGAATCCATGATTTCCCTCTCACAAATCTTGTTTCTGATATCACTTCACTTCTTTCAGATGAAATATTGCTCAAGATTCTTGCAAGGGTGCCAAGATCTCAGAGGAATTCCATTTTCCTTGTTTCAAAGAGGTGGCTCAGTCTGCAAGGCAGGCTCGTGAGGTCCATCAAGATTCTTGATTGGGATTTTCTGGTTTCAGGTCGACTGTTCTCGAGGTTCCCTAATCTTATTCGTGTTCATTTGGTTAATGGGTGCTTGATTTCCTCAAGAAATTTTGGTGTTATTTGTACTCACAAGACTGCGTCCTTTCATGTTGGTCATGACGTTGAGATGAAAGATCGGTTTTTTAATGAAAACTCTGTGTTGGAAGCTGATGAAGTCGACAGAGGTTTAAAGATTTTGGCCAGTGGGTGCCCAAATTTGAGGAAATTAACAGTGATGAACTCGAGCGAAATGGGGATATTGAGTGTGGCTGAGGAGTGCCCCGCATTGCAAGAACTTGAGCTACATATGTGCAACGACCAAGTTCTCCGTGGAATCGCTGCGTATCAGAATTTACAGGTTTTAAGGTTAAGTGGTGCTGTGGATTGTTCTTACAATTCATTAGTTTCAGATCTTGGATTGACTATTTTAGCACAAGGGTGTAAGAAATTGGTGAAGGTTGAGTTGAGCAGATGTAAAGGGAGTTATGAAGGGATCAAAGCTATCGGGCAGTGTTGTCAAACTCTTGAAGAGCTGATTATTTGTGATCATAGGATGGAAGATGGATGGATATTCGCACTTCCTTATTGCGAAAAGTTGAAGACATTAAGGTTTTTATTGTGTAAACAAATTGATCGGGTCTCCGGAGCTGATGAGCATTTAGGACCTTGTTCCGCCCTTGAACATTTGCATATCGAGAAGTGTCAATTAAGGGACAAGAAGGTTTTAGGGGCATTATTCGTTGCGTGCCAAAACGTGAAGGATGTGGTTCTGAAGAATTGCTGGggaatagatgatgatatgttcAGCACTGCAAGCGCTTTCAG GAGAGTAAGATCGCTATCTTTGGAAGGGTGCTCGTTGATAACGACGGATGGTCTGGAGTCGGTGATCATTTCTTGGAACGAACTTAAGAGCCTCAAAGTGAAATCATGTAACAATATAAAGGATTGTACTCCTTCGAGTGCTTTTTCTTCTCTCAAGGACTTGAAATGGAAGCCCGATTCGAAATCTATCCTTTCGGCTAATCTTGCAGGaactggaatgggaaagaagAATGGGTTACAGAATTTTCAAGAGATCTAG
- the LOC140871384 gene encoding GDP-mannose transporter GONST3: MSNDVENPEDGKTSNVRSVPSGTLSTWCTGLLLQVSVYGIAAGYCISASLLSIINKWAVMKFPYPGALTALQYLTSAGGVLICGWLKLIEHDKLDLLTMWRFLPAAFIFYLSLFTNSELLLHANVDTFIVFRSVVPIFVAIGETLYLHQPWPSLKTWLSLGTIFGGSVLYVVTDYQFTLMAYSWALAYLVSMSIDFVYIKHVVMTIGLNTWGLVLYNNLEALLLFPVELLIMGELKKIEHEISDESEWHSFQVVLPVGLSCLFGLAISFFGFSCRRAISATGFTVLGIVNKLLTVVINLVIWDKHSTFVGTVGLLICMIGGILYQRSTSSKSKPAKEVITQESEEHQKLLEMQNIPENSDDKKKVVEVGGGKS, translated from the coding sequence ATGTCCAATGATGTGGAAAATCCTGAAGATGGAAAGACTTCGAATGTGCGATCAGTTCCATCTGGAACTCTATCCACTTGGTGCACCGGCTTGCTGCTGCAAGTATCGGTTTATGGAATTGCCGCGGGTTATTGCATATCTGCTTCGTTGTTATCCATAATAAATAAATGGGCTGTCATGAAATTTCCTTACCCTGGAGCTCTAACAGCGCTGCAATATTTAACCAGTGCAGGTGGAGTATTGATTTGTGGATGGCTTAAGTTAATAGAACACGATAAGCTCGATCTTCTTACAATGTGGCGCTTTTTGCCTGCTGCATTTATATTTTACTTGTCCCTATTCACAAATAGCGAACTCCTCCTACATGCTAATGTCGACACGTTCATTGTTTTTCGCTCGGTCGTCCCCATATTTGTTGCCATTGGTGAAACCCTCTACTTGCACCAGCCTTGGCCTTCTCTGAAAACATGGTTATCCCTTGGGACGATATTTGGTGGCAGTGTGCTTTACGTCGTAACAGATTATCAGTTCACTTTAATGGCCTATAGCTGGGCATTAGCGTATTTGGTGAGCATGTCGATAGATTTTGTTTACATTAAACATGTAGTTATGACAATTGGTTTAAACACATGGGGTCTTGTTCTGTACAATAATCTTGAAGCCTTGCTGTTGTTTCCTGTGGAGTTGCTTATAATGGGAGAATTGAAGAAGATAGAGCATGAAATTTCAGATGAGTCAGAGTGGCATTCTTTTCAGGTGGTTTTGCCCGTGGGATTATCGTGTCTGTTTGGTTTAGCCATCTCCTTTTTTGGGTTCTCTTGCCGCAGAGCCATATCAGCTACAGGATTCACCGTTCTTGGCATAGTGAACAAACTACTGACCGTTGTGATAAATCTCGTCATTTGGGATAAACACTCAACCTTTGTAGGAACTGTTGGCTTGTTGATTTGCATGATTGGGGGCATTTTGTATCAACGATCTACTAGCAGCAAATCTAAACCAGCAAAAGAAGTAATAACTCAAGAGAGTGAAGAACACCAGAAGCTGCTTGAAATGCAAAATATTCCTGAGAACAGTGACGATAAAAAGAAAGTTGTTGAAGTGGGAGGAGGAAAATCATAG
- the LOC140871385 gene encoding uncharacterized protein, with translation MDAQRALLDELMGAARNLTDEERKGYREINWDDKEVCGFYMVRFCPHDLFVNTRSDLGLCPKIHDPKLKESFENSPRHDSHVPKFEAELAHFCERLVSDLDRRVRRGRERLEQDVEVPPPPPISAEKSEQLSILEEKIKNLLEQVESLGEEGKVDEAEALMRKVEILNIEKTVLTQQPQQDKLLLAAQEKKMALCEICGSFLVANDAAERTQSHVTGKQHMGYGMVRDFLAEHKAAKEKAKEEERLLREKEVEEQRKKRDREHESKHRIDSADRDRYRDRERDRLRERDRYHERSRERNGRGSRDGGRVSDFKYNSSRNGREGSRDRYRDRDRSRSRSPIRHGNRRSSRSPVRR, from the exons ATGGATGCGCAAAGAGCTTTGCTCGATGAACTCATGGGTGCAG CACGAAATTTGACCGATGAGGAGAGAAAAGGTTACCGCGAAATTAACTGGGACGACAAGGAAGTTTGTGGATTCTATATGGTTCGATTTTGCCCTCACGATTTGTTCGTCAACACTCGTAGTGATCTAG GATTGTGCCCAAAGATTCATGATCCAAAATTGAAGGAAAG TTTTGAGAACTCCCCAAGACATGATTCACATGTGCCCAAATTTGAAGCTGAACTAGCCCACTTCTGCGAAAGACTG GTTTCAGACTTAGATAGAAGAGTTAGACGTGGCCGTGAGCGCCTTGAACAAGATGTTGAAGTCCCTCCTCCACCTCCGATTTCTGCTGAAAAATCTGAGCAGTTGTCTATACTGGAAGAGAAGATAAAAAACCTACTTGAACAAGTTGAGTCTCTTGGTGAGGAAGGGAAGGTTGATGAAGCTGAGGCCCTCATGAGAAAG GTCGAGATACTGAATATTGAGAAGACAGTTCTGACTCAGCAACCACAGCAGGATAAACTGTTACTGGCTGCGCAGGAGAAAAAGATGGCTCTATGTGAAATATGTGGTTCCTTTCTGGTGGCAAATGATGCCGCAGAGAGAACTCAGTCACATGTCACTGGTAAGCAGCATATGGGCTACGGCATGGTTCGTGACTTTCTGGCTGAGCATAAG GCAGCCAAGGAAAAggcaaaagaagaagaaagattgTTAAGGGAGAAAGAAGTTGAAGAACAGAGGAAGAAACGGGATCGAGAACATGAGAGCAAACACAGAATTGACTCAGCTGACAGGGACAGGTATCGAGACAGGGAGAGGGACCGACTACGAGAACGGGATCGTTATCATGAGAGATCTCGTGAAAGGAACGGCAGAGGAAGCCGAGATGGGGGAAGGGTATCCGATTTTAAGTACAATAGTTCGAGGAATGGAAGGGAAGGAAGTAGAGATAGATATAGAGACCGTGACAGAAGCAGATCTCGCTCCCCCATCAGGCATGGTAACAGGAGGTCATCCAGGAGTCCTGTTCGTCGTTAA
- the LOC140871823 gene encoding heat shock 22 kDa protein, mitochondrial-like, translating to MASSLALKKLVSSGILSRSLRPLRAVAQPTSSRLFNSNAVREYDSDERDIDIERYRPDRRVFLPFSDFFSPFSSRSSLSQILNMIDQVVESPVTSSFRRNWDAKETADGLHLRVDMPGLSKEEVKVSVEQSTLIIKGEGKKESEEEETVQRYSSRIDLPEKLYKTNEIKAEMKNGVLKIFLPKIKEEERSDVFSVNVE from the exons ATGGCGTCTTCACTGGCCTTGAAGAAGCTCGTTTCCTCCGGTATCCTCTCGAGGTCCCTACGTCCACTGCGTGCGGTGGCTCAGCCGACCTCCTCGCGGCTCTTCAACTCCAACGCCGTCCGTGAGTACGATAGCGATGAACGTGACATTGATATTGAACGTTATCGACCGGATCGCCGCGTGTTCTTACCGTTTTCag ATTTTTTCAGCCCATTCTCATCACGCAGTAGCCTGAGCCAAATCCTGAACATGATTGATCAAGTTGTGGAATCCCCTGTAACTTCGAGCTTCAGAAGAAACTGGGACGCTAAAGAAACAGCTGACGGTCTTCATCTGCGTGTGGACATGCCTGGTCTGAGCAAGGAGGAAGTCAAAGTATCGGTGGAGCAGAGCACTCTGATCATCAAAGGCGAGGGCAAGAAAGAGTCCGAAGAGGAAGAGACTGTGCAGAGGTACAGTAGCAGAATCGATCTTCCCGAGAAACTTTACAAGACTAATGAGATCAAAGCCGAGATGAAGAATGGGGTTCTCAAAATTTTCTTGCCCAAGATCAAGGAAGAGGAGAGAAGTGATGTTTTCAGTGTGAATGTTGAGTAA
- the LOC140871504 gene encoding F-box protein At2g35280-like has translation MPRMKRRPMPRQYSGKIQRILSRIETLPNELVSEVLGRVAASSIIDIINAKLSCKTFKEIGEDSHVYHHMSLNKKFIDSWTPLSQEQQVFLNKCWNSENPELFYRQAMLDYFNRGDMESACKYLLKAVDARHVGALYLTCIMLILSGDDRFKDKGIDMISNMQKPRWLRRKLALYRESLTECLRRMWVKYPNLNPHLVFCQTRHQNHWRSGWRDMDEELQCQACCVDREISAICGFLK, from the exons ATGCCAAGAATGAAGAGGAGACCCATGCCCAGGCAATATTCCGGAAAAATTCAACGTATCCTTTCAAGAATCGAAACACTTCCGAATGAATTGGTCAGTGAAGTTTTGGGTCGAGTAGCAGCATCTTCGATTATCGATATAATCAACGCCAAATtgag TTGTAAAACTTTCAAAGAAATCGGTGAGGATTCCCATGTATACCATCATATGTCCCTGAACAAGAAGTTTATAGATTCTTGGACGCCTTTGAGCCAAGAGCAACAAGTTTTCTTGAACAAATGCTGGAATTCGGAAAATCCCGAATTGTTTTATCGACAAGCGATG ttGGACTACTTCAACCGTGGAGACATGGAATCAGCTTGCAAATACCTACTCAAGGCTGTGGATGCAAGGCATGTAGGTGCGCTTTATCTCACTTGCATCATGCTGATTTTGAGTGGCGATGACAGGTTTAAAGACAAGGGTATTGATATGATTAGTAACATGCAAAAGCCAAGATGGCTGAGAAGAAAATTGGCTTTGTATCGTGAAAGTTTGACGGAATGTTTGAGGCGAATGTGGGTGAAGTATCccaatttgaatccgcatctcGTCTTCTGCCAAACGCGACATCAAAATCACTGGAGATCTGGGTGGAGGGATATGGATGAAGAGTTGCAATGTCAAGCTTGTTGTGTAGACAGGGAGATTAGCGCTATTTGTGGGTTTCTCAAGTGA
- the LOC140872075 gene encoding uncharacterized protein, with translation MGIIRRSFFFIAGTTCGIYIAQNYDVPNIKKVVNDTLFTAKKVEEKYRKPEKSRDDAV, from the coding sequence ATGGGTATCATAAGGAGGAGCTTCTTCTTCATAGCTGGAACTACTTGCGGAATCTACATTGCCCAGAATTACGATGTTCCCAATATAAAGAAGGTCGTCAATGATACCCTTTTTACTGCTAAGAAAGTCGAGGAAAAGTACCGGAAGCCCGAGAAATCACGCGACGACGCCGTTTAA
- the LOC140872363 gene encoding uncharacterized protein: MMARSYFLVLCFILFMHACKCNARPIWLNIHHEMFPPHQIQEKFELNGNSRDSDTSKSKEKEEILHKKLNEAGTRDNSGGDEDWESWLHSAMIMNKTKLEDERVPLPQRKGRGKSSIFSDENLTVTDYEPPHRKSPIHN, translated from the exons atgatGGCTAGATCTTATTTCCttgttttgtgttttattttattcatgcatgcatgcaaaTGCAATGCTCGACCCATATGGCTGAATATTCATCATGAGATGTTTCCACCTCACCAG ATCCAAGAAAAGTTTGAACTTAACGGCAACTCGAGAGATTCGGACACCTCAAAATCAAAGGAAAAAGAAGAAATCCTTCACAAGAAATTAAATGAAGCTGGCACGAGGGATAATTCAG GGGGTGATGAAGATTGGGAGTCTTGGCTTCACAGTGCCATGATCatgaacaaaacaaaattaGAG GATGAAAGGGTGCCACTGCCACAACGCAAAGGAAGGGGAAAATCATCAATTTTCAGCGACGAAAATTTAACAGTGACGGATTACGAGCCACCGCATCGGAAATCTCCCATTCACAACTAA
- the LOC140871419 gene encoding small ribosomal subunit protein uS10y-like, whose translation MAYATMKPTKPGLEEPLEQIHKIRITLSSKNVKNLEKVCADLVRGAKDKKLKVKGPVRFPTKVLHITTRKSPCGEGTNTWDRFELRVHKRVIDLFSSPDVVKQITSISIEPGVEVEVTIADS comes from the exons ATGGCATACGCCACGATGAAGCCAACCAAACCAGGGTTGGAGGAGCCTCTGGAGCAAATTCACAAGATCCGTATCACTCTATCTTCCAAAAACGTGAAAAATCTCGAAAAAG TGTGTGCTGATTTGGTCCGGGGTGCCAAGGACAAAAAGCTTAAAGTGAAGGGACCAGTGAGGTTTCCTACTAAAGTTCTTCACATCACCACTAGGAAATCTCCATGTGGTGAAG GTACTAATACGTGGGACAGGTTTGAGCTCCGAGTTCACAAACGGGTGATTGACCTTTTCAGCTCCCCAGACGTCGTTAAGCAGATCACTTCAATCAGTATAGAACCTGGTGTAGAGGTTGAGGTCACAATCGCTGATTCTTAG
- the LOC140871418 gene encoding small ribosomal subunit protein uS15-like: MGRMHSRGKGISASALPYKRTPPSWLKISSPDVEENICKFAKKGMTPSQIGVILRDSHGIAQVKSVTGSKILRILKAHGLGPEIPEDLYHLIKKAVAIRKHLERNRKDKDSKFRLILVESRIHRLARYYKKTKKLPPVWKYESTTASTLVA; encoded by the exons ATGGGTCGTATGCACAGCCGCGG cAAGGGCATTTCTGCTTCAGCACTTCCCTACAAGAGAACTCCTCCCAGCTGGCTCAAAATCTCGTCTCCAGAT GTCGAGGAAAATATTTGCAAGTTCGCGAAGAAGGGAATGACACCATCACAGATAGGTGTGATCCTTCGTGATTCTCACGGTATTGCTCAGGTGAAGAGCGTCACCGGAAGCAAGATCCTGCGGATTCTCAAGGCTCATG GGCTCGGCCCGGAGATTCCCGAGGACCTTTACCACTTGATCAAGAAGGCAGTGGCGATCAGGAAGCATTTGGAGAGGAACAGGAAGGATAAGGACTCCAAATTTAGGCTGATTCTGGTGGAGAGCAGGATCCATCGTCTTGCTCGATACTACAAGAAGACCAAGAAGCTTCCACCAGTTTGGAAATA CGAGTCAACCACTGCCAGCACCCTTGTGGCTTAG
- the LOC140872265 gene encoding probable calcium-binding protein CML13 — protein sequence MGKDLNADRESSMKEAFTLFDTDGDGKISPSELGILMRSLGGNPTQAQLKAIIAEEKLNSPFDFPRFFDLMSKHLKPEPFDRQLRDAFKVLDKDGTGYVVVSDLRHILTNIGEKLEPAEFDEWIREVDAGSDGKIRYEEFIARMIAK from the coding sequence ATGGGCAAAGATCTGAACGCTGATCGGGAATCATCCATGAAGGAAGCCTTCACTCTGTTCGATACAGACGGCGATGGCAAGATCTCGCCGTCGGAGCTGGGGATCCTGATGCGATCGCTCGGCGGGAACCCGACCCAAGCCCAGCTGAAGGCTATAATCGCGGAGGAGAAGCTCAATTCCCCGTTCGATTTCCCTAGATTCTTCGACCTCATGTCCAAGCATTTAAAGCCCGAGCCGTTCGATCGCCAGCTCCGCGACGCGTTTAAAGTGCTCGACAAGGACGGTACTGGATACGTCGTCGTCTCTGATCTCAGGCACATTTTGACCAACATCGGCGAGAAGCTGGAGCCCGCCGAGTTCGACGAGTGGATCCGCGAGGTTGATGCTGGTTCCGACGGTAAGATCCGGTACGAGGAATTCATCGCTCGGATGATCGCCAAGTGA